In Pseudorca crassidens isolate mPseCra1 chromosome 13, mPseCra1.hap1, whole genome shotgun sequence, the following proteins share a genomic window:
- the ZC3H12D gene encoding probable ribonuclease ZC3H12D, translating to MERSRKMEFFQKLGYGREDVVRVLGKLGEDALVNDVLQELIQTGSRPSAHEGSAAPLLVPRGSCGNPDSAQRGLRADPEEDRGGPASSLRPIVIDGSNVAMSHGNKEAFSCRGIQLAVDWFRDRGHTYIKVFVPSWRKEPPRSDTPIREQHVLEELERQAVLVYTPSRKVSGKRVVCYDDRYIVKVAYEQDGVIVSNDNYRDLQSENPEWKWFIEQRLLMFSFVNDRFMPPDDPLGRRGPTLSNFLSRKPKPPEPSWQHCPYGKKCTYGIKCKFYHPERPHHAQLAVADELRAQTLAWRGAGGEEAQRGSARAADVATLGGVFSRLVLSDDPGPLCAPPRGPGSGRAPRPPCPDWGASGPAPSPPVPPGLQSPRSPPGLRGGYRPSAPQSDQRPPRRQPADPWALPPGAGWLPGRSAWAGSRWDEDALGGASGSVPQAAAPEVDSRARARTVLCSTFPPHQVDSVMALFPELSDIARLILLIQRFQRSGAPVGKP from the exons ATGGAGCGCTCGAGAAAGATGGAGTTCTTCCAGAAGCTGGGCTACGGCCGGGAGGATGTGGTCAGGGTGCTGGGCAAGCTGGGCGAGGATGCCCTGGTCAACGACGTGCTGCAGGAGCTGATCCAGACGGGCAGCCGGCCCAGTGCCCACGAGGGCAGCGCCGCGCCCCTGCTCGTTCCCAGGGGCTCCTGTGGGAACCCCGACTCTGCCCAGCGCGGGCTGAGGGCGGACCCGGAAGAGGACAGAGGAGGCCCAGCCAGTTCCTTGCGACCCATAGTGATCGACGGCAGCAACGTGGCAATGAG TCATGGAAATAAAGAAGCCTTCTCTTGCCGGGGAATCCAGCTGGCTGTGGACTGGTTCAGGGACAGAGGACACACCTACATCAAAGTTTTTGTCCCCTCCTGGAGGAAAGAACCACCAAGATCTGATACCCCGATTAGAG AGCAGCACGTGCTGGAGGAGCTGGAGAGGCAGGCGGTGCTGGTGTACACGCCGTCCCGCAAGGTGAGCGGCAAGCGCGTGGTCTGCTACGACGACCGCTACATCGTGAAGGTGGCCTACGAGCAGGACGGGGTCATCGTCTCCAACGACAACTACCGCGACCTGCAGAGCGAGAACCCCGAGTGGAAGTGGTTCATCGAGCAGAGGCTGCTCATGTTCTCCTTCGTCAACGACCG GTTCATGCCTCCTGATGACCCCCTGGGCCGTCGGGGACCCACCCTGAGCAACTTCCTGAGCAGGAAGCCAAAGCCCCCAGAGCCGTCCTGGCAACACTGCCCCTATG GCAAGAAATGCACCTACGGCATCAAGTGCAAGTTCTACCACCCGGAAAGGCCGCACCACGCGCAGCTGGCTGTGGCCGATGAGCTCCGCGCGCAAACGCTGGCCTGGCGGGGCGCGGGCGGCGAGGAGGCGCAGCGGGGGAGCGCGCGGGCGGCCGACGTGGCGACTCTCGGAGGCGTTTTCTCGCGGCTCGTCCTCAGCGACGACCCAGGGCCCCTCTGCGCGCCCCCTCGGGGCCCCGGCAGCGGCCGCGCGCCCAGGCCGCCCTGTCCCGACTGGGGGGCGTCCGGGCCCGCGCCGTCCCCGCCAGTGCCGCCCGGCCTCCAGAGCCCCCGGAGCCCGCCGGGCCTACGGGGCGGATACCGCCCCAGCGCCCCGCAGAGTGACCAGCGCCCCCCGCGCCGGCAGCCCGCCGACCCGTGGGCCCTTCCTCCAGGGGCCGGCTGGCTCCCGGGCCGCTCGGCCTGGGCGGGATCGCGCTGGGATGAAGACGCCCTCGGGGGGGCTTCGGGGTCCGTGCCCCAGGCTGCCGCCCCCGAGGTGGACTCGCGTGCCAGGGCACGCACCGTGCTCTGCAGCACCTTCCCGCCCCACCAGGTGGACAGCGTCATGGCCCTGTTCCCCGAGCTCTCCGACATCGCCAGGCTCATCCTCCTTATCCAGAGATTCCAGAGGTCCGGTGCGCCCGTGGGGAAGCCCTGA